The Engystomops pustulosus chromosome 3, aEngPut4.maternal, whole genome shotgun sequence region ATCATAGTGGTGATAACACAAACATTCTCcaaatgctttaaaggaaacctaccacttgtagtggcaggtttccgatggcaatatcgggcaccagctcagggtgagctggtgccggagcttattttagttagtgttttaaaccgcggtatcgcggtttaaaacactttttaaacgttgtagccggcgcaggcaggtacgcgctcggcgcttaccgtgcacgcggctctcattcacttcctatgtagccgcgtgcacggtaagcgccgagcgcgtacctgcctgcgccggctacaacgtttaaaaagtgttttaaaccgcgataccgcggtttaaaacactaactaaaataagctccggcaccagctcaccctgagctggtgcccgatattgccatcggaaacctgccactacaagtggtaggtttcctttaaagaatattTGTCTAATGATCTATTTGTGACAAATTAATTTGGGTTGAATcaatttttttcatgaaaaatttgGCAACTTTGTCAaatcacattttttaaaagttcACACATCTCTAACCACCCCATCcacaaaaatagcaaaaattgtCTGGTCCTAAAGGCTGTTTTAATCTTGGTCATCAAGGGGTTAAATCTCTAATTTAAATTTTGTGAACAGATATGAAATCCTAAATTAAATACTTTATCCTGAAAAGCTAAAATGTGATTCTGTGAAGCATGAAACATGAATCATTGTGTATTCTGGTTAATAGATGAACAATTAACAGGTTTCATGTGGTAAGAAATGCAGCATAAATTAATAGAACTGAATGAACATTATCAGCCTTTTGTTTTTAATGACGTAGTCCACATTGTTATCTAATAATAAATATGATTTTCTTAAAATTAGTAATTTTGTACTATTTGTGATATCATGAGACAAATAAATAGACATTAAGATAAATGGGTGACTTCATATTGGTGATAATACAATATTATTGTTTAAAGAAACACAACATAATTATGGGAACATTTAATCTGATTTATACAACTATATTTTCACCCTATCTAGGATTTaaatattagtaaaaaaaaattctattcacGGGATATACCATAACTGCTATGTGGAGGGGTGCAATATGGTGAGTGCTTTTGGCATTACCTGAACCAGTTATTAAATGATCTGGTTTGTGGAACCGAGGGACAGCAGAACCACTGTTCTGTTAACTTTATTAGTTACCCCGGGATGCCGATTTGGCACCCTATGCTTCTTACACTGCCAATCTGTAGAAACCACAGGATATCAGTATTGCTTGGACATTATAGTAAAATGCAGGGGAACTATGCAAAAACTATAGCGGAACTAAATACTGGTTGAATTATAAAATATTTACACAGTACACAATGAAAATTACAGCATGACTACAGGGGGTAGTATATTAGGATAACTATGTACTGAACTTTGATGACTATTGGGAACACTGTAGGATAACCCCACTAGGTACTATGTCTCATAGTGTATGATCTCTTGGGCAAGAATTTTTATTGCTAAAATCTCTTACATTCAATTCTCAATGTAACTATCATGTTTTGCCGGTTATGTATTTATTAAGTAACTGCAAACatcaacatttttacatttaaagTGTATTATAgagatagtacagtatagtaatggagggggggggggagagttacCAAAGAGTTCCCAGGGTGTTTTCCCGGTGGGCGCTGCTCTGGAACACCTGATGGGGCTGGTCATTCCCTTCCTTACTACTCGGTCCACAGTACTGTGGTCAGCCTAAACAGGGAGCAGAAGACTCCCTGATTACTTCTCTTTGAAGTGCCTCCTGCCATTCCACAATTATGCATTCTGTGATAACCAAACCTTATTTTATGGATACGCAGAGGAGGAATGCTGTTCCCCTGCAGCCCTTTCTCCCCTAAAGGCCCCCATCCTGGTGCTGGGCTCCTCCCTTCCCTTTAACCTACAGAGCTGTTCCAACTAGACACAGGAGGCCACACCCTGACAGCATAGCCAGGGACTGTCAGCATGGAGTACAGCCCAAGAAGATGAGGTCGGTGAACTTCTGGGTGGTGGAAGCTATGTTTGAACATAACTTTATAAAGTATATATTCTATGCACATGTAAGGCAGAAAGTTAATCAGTCCTATGCACAGCATgtaacctcagaatacacacctcagttgcagTTAAACATCATGATATGCTGAAATTGCTGTAGAACTTCAAAATATATAtaggagctgctgcagaacctcattagatTTACCtgacctgctgcagaacctcataagacaCACCTGTGCTGCAGAAGAACCTCATTCGACAAATCTCAGCCGCTGTAGATTCTGATTAAACACAAAGAAACTGCTaaagaacctcataatacgcacctgaactgctgcagaacttcataagacACACCTAAGCTGCTGTGGATACTCATGACACACGAGAGCAGCTGTAACCACACATAAAACATTGCCTGAGCTGTTGTAGAACATCTTTCGACACATATGAGCTCCTACAGAACATCACCATCAACAAATGTAATCATTTGCTATGGCTTATTTAATATTAATGTGCCTATGGTTGGTTGACTCTGCCCAACTACAAAAAAAATTGGACCCACCTTCTTCTTCATAggcttacttttatttttttttccaggccaatttaaattcccagtccatcCCCAAtactaaggcttcattcacacacacgtatgcaTGCTTGGCCATAGCTGGGTGAGCATACTGCAGGTACGCTGGTgctagcatgctctatcttccaTGCGCAGTGCCTTCGGGTCGCCATAACCATCTATGGGGAGGTATATCCTGCCGCAGatgtgcggccagatatacgctcCCACAAAggttgtgtgaatggggcctaacaaTGTTTGACAATCTTCTGGCCCCCAAATAACACACATTCATGTGTATAAAACTCCATGTTCTATGATTCTGTGATTCATTACTTTACTAGCTCCATCCCAGACTTCTCACTAGTAAATAACCAACAGTGAGCAATGAGATAGACATTAGTTATCTCTTGGCCGTTTGATGTACTGTTATCTCCTCCAACTATTCTTTGATTATAATTAGAATTTTCTAGAATTTTTGGCTGTTAATAGCTATCACTAAAAGATGCTTACTGTAGATTTGAGTTTAGGGGTACTCATAAAACTTTTTTATGCAGAATTTAAGGCTAAAACAAAAAGATTTTATGATGTTATGTAACAAAATGCTTGTGCAACCTCATGTAGGTGATATTCAACGTCATTTAACCAAGAACAATTTTTTATACTGTTTTACAGTTTTTGACAACCGGAGACAGTTAAAGAAAGAAAACGAACATATCATATGCTTCAAtaccatacataaacacattgcaaCCAATGCATCAAGGAAAAACGAGCCGTCTGAAGGTACAATGCAGCTTCAGTACTGCTTTGAGACTATGAACAAGTCATGTGAAAAGAATAATTGGTCAAACACCATCAGAATTCCTATGTATGTGTTCATGGCAAGCACTATTTTGGCCACGATGGTTGGAAATCTTGCTGTGATCATCTCAATAGCTCATTTCAAGCAGCTTCACACACCAACAAATTACCTGATCCTTTCCATGGCCACTGTGGACTTTCTTTTGGGATGTCTCGTTATGCCATATAGTATGGTGAGATCAGTGGAAAACTGTTGGTACTTTGGAGAAATCTTTTGTAAAATCCATACAGGAACAGATATAATGCTAAGTACAGCTTCCATATTCCACCTCTCATTCATCTCCGTGGATAGATATTACGCAGTATGTGATCCATTGAGATATAAGGAGAGAATAAACCTTTATACAGTTTTAACAATGATCATTGCCAGTTGGGTACTTCCTGCTATTTTTGCCTTTGGCATGATCTTTCTTGAGCTAAATATAAAGGGCTCTGAAGAATATTTCTACAatgaggtcagttgtgttggAGGGTGCTTTGTGTTTTTCAGTGAAACTTCAGGGATAGTGGCCTCCATGCTGTCCTTCTTTGTTCCTGGATTTGTTATGATCTGTATTTATGGAAAAATATACATAATTGCCAGAAGACAAGCAAGATCAATTAAGGACTCTGCCAATCAGATCCAAATCCACATTGATCTTGATGGAAATCAACAAGTATACCGAAGCAGAGAGAGGAAAGCTGCTAAAACCCTGGGAACAATTATGGGAGTGTTTCTTATTTGCTGGTCTCCTTTCTTCTTCTCCACAGCTACTGGACCATTTGTGAACTATGTTATTCCACCCATTGTAATTGATGCATTTGTATGGGTTGGATATTTAAATTCTACTTTCAATCCAATGGTCTATGCTTTCTTCTACATGTGGTTCCGAAGAGCACTAAAAATGATTTTGTTTGGAAAAGTTTTTAAGTTTGATTCTTCTAGAACGATTTTATATTATGAATAATGCCTACTAATAAACGATAACTAGTAGTATAAAAATAGGCAATGATACAATATGATTAATATGACTTAATTCAAGAGGAAAACCCGAAGCAATATGATATCCACTGCATTGGATAtttatacagtgaaacctctccagaaggcCATccctttcagcaaatttttttccCATTGTACTTTTAGGAAGTATGAGCCGTGTAACTCCTTATCCAAAGACCAAATTTTCCAATGAGGACCTCTTTGAGAAGACCACATATTGGACTTCTAGGTTTATCAAGATAGCAAGCCCTGCacttcaaatatttttttcaagAGTTGCAAAGCTAATTTCCTCCAACATTTTCACTAATTTTGCCATTATTCAGGTTATTATCGTGAAGTGAGTAGAAATGTGGGTGTGGTAAGCCTGACTAGCTGTCCATTCAGTGGATTTATCTAATGTGAGTTTATTACAACTTGTTGAAAAACAATTCCAGTAATTGAGTAACAAAGTCATCGATCAGGAGGACTAGTTTTATAGAATGTATCAGACATTGGATAAAATATAATATTGTGGTGCAAATTATGCCATCGCAGAAAACCTGGACCCTGGTTTAATACTAACGTGGTACAGTACACCAGACTGAAGAAAGCCACTAGATATTGCTTGCGTTGGTTCAGGCCCGACTTAGCGTAGAAGTTCCACTTCTGGCGAAGCAATCACCTGCTTGGTTTTATCAGGAGGGTCGAGCCTCCTTATAGATCCATGGATGCGAGGGATGGCAGATTCATTATACCCTGTGATGCAAgcgcatgataaatctccccctatatatacactccAATATACTATGATTGCCATATGGTCCCACTCATTCCCAAAGACAATTATAGAGTACATTTCACCAGCTCCACCAGCCCCAACTCTTTACATGAGTTGAGTATTGTTTTGCTGTGTTCCCATTTATTTATGATTCTACTCCATGGATTTATCCTATAATTTAACTTACTATCAGTCTGTGAAAGTAATTTGGCCAAggatgagatttaaaaaaaaaacaaaaatgacaaaTATTTATTCTCCTGAGGACACCCCTCTGTAACTGGATGCCTAATGGCAAATACAGACCTGCTCAGGAATGTTAGAGAAGAGAGAAATTGGAATCCTGCGAGAGATCAGAAATGAGAATGAACCCCTGATGGGGACTAACAATTGAAGGGATACCATTCTATGGACAGGAATAAGAACAGGAACCACACTCCTGCTATAAAGGACATTATAAGGACATTACACTGTAAATGTTCATTTTGTTGTTATAAAATGAAGTGATAGCAAGCATAAACTACATGATGTTGGACTCTTTTTTCATTGTATATGTGTTTTTGGAGCTGCACATGTTTGTTGACATTTATTCTGCATTCTATATACTTTTTTCCTTTGAGAAGTATATCTATGGATACTATCCTAAAATGTGTAAAAGACATAATCAGATGACTACAGATGGCAAGGAAGAATATTTCCCGAAtgtatattgtggggaattgctctggtagttgactggtagcagtgcaggaagcagtgacacacgcaggtttaaagtccaatttaagtgtttattcacacttgcaaaatagaacacaacttcagccttggcttaggcacatgcaaaaaaacattacaaaagtaattcctgcccggctaggcgctgtgtaatacatttgacggaccctagctatccgggtaccaggcagCCTGGcccacgctcttggccagcagcaagacaggagaccctcagttacctttgctgtgagaatgcaatctcgctttcagctctccaggtagggcctcccctactgcttctggcctgcagactaaatcaggccctaacgaggcctgcgacccgcacctgtgggcaattcacaaacccaggaccgaagcccgggtgtagtaggagtcccactaccagcctacccctactccataataagcagtgttagctaggccaaaacagacaaaacagactattcctgcttatcatgtctgcattaacccttgggttactgcagacaaacccagggcttttaccacatgtatttcatctgcctgtaggacagatagcagttttcccacacaatacctcttactttctcacaatatatacTTAAAGTGAATATCTACCTTTTAAAACTACATGGTCAGAAATCCCTTATAGAAATCCCATTTTGGTTGGTATCAAGCATCCACAATGCTGGGTAGCTCCCAGAAGAATGAATACAGTAATATCTTTAGTTGGAGCACTGATTTTGTACTTAAGCTAAAACATTCACTTTTAACAGGGGGGCATTACTAGAGCTTCTCTGACTGTTACATGCCGCCAAAGTCCTTAGAGGAGTCACCCTGCTCTTCCACCTCTCCCCCCTTCTTTGCATGCTAATAGCACATTTAGCTGGAGAGTGGAGGACTCTCTTATCTTCCCACAAAGCTCGGGCAGTGAGACTAACTGTGAGCATGTTACACCTCAATGCCTGAGTTCTTGGGGAAGATGAGAGATTCCTTGCTCTGGTCCAGGAAGCAGGTAAACAAAGGGTTAATTGCACTGCTGCTGCACTGAATAGCCAGGCAAAAAGTATTTCTAGCACTGGAGATCAATAATAGGGGAAGAGAataggccacaaaatgaggggttgatgagaggtgccacaatatgaaTAGGAGATGAGGGGGCCGCAAtttgaggaggagatggaggagtcacCAATTTATTAGAAGATCCTGCTTTATGTTGGACCTTAATGCCATATTCACAAGATGCGATTGAATTGCATTtagagggtgctgtcacacatggcatttgcaGTGCATTTTTACAGGTTACCATGCTTTTGGCTggcaaatgccacatgtgaccgcaccctgaagcACATAGAGGTGGTCTTGTACTtatgaacacccaacttacatacaaccacagttacaaacggacatctggatgttggtaatttactgtactttagccctaaactacaatgatgagctgtaacagttatcaaagatgttGTCAGGCATGGTCTGCCTTTCCCCATTTAGTTTGCCTTGCCCTCAAGTTtgccctcagttaagatggtggatgttgtctcaaccgggtgccatcttacttcctgtttggtatatatttcctgtcctgctcagtagacattgcttgagtattgtgtatagctcctgcttggacagtcctcttgcttggaactccttctccggattgttcctcccttctgcttgctgaactactcctcccagattgttctcctggcttTTGCAAGTTCTGATTACCTGCCTGTTGTAGTACTACTGTTTCCCAGTCTGCTcgctgcacctcctgtgtccacccttggtgcttccagtgtcctgtctagtccctgctattggattccagcaatatatcaccAGTATCGTGACAGG contains the following coding sequences:
- the LOC140120511 gene encoding trace amine-associated receptor 1-like, with amino-acid sequence MQLQYCFETMNKSCEKNNWSNTIRIPMYVFMASTILATMVGNLAVIISIAHFKQLHTPTNYLILSMATVDFLLGCLVMPYSMVRSVENCWYFGEIFCKIHTGTDIMLSTASIFHLSFISVDRYYAVCDPLRYKERINLYTVLTMIIASWVLPAIFAFGMIFLELNIKGSEEYFYNEVSCVGGCFVFFSETSGIVASMLSFFVPGFVMICIYGKIYIIARRQARSIKDSANQIQIHIDLDGNQQVYRSRERKAAKTLGTIMGVFLICWSPFFFSTATGPFVNYVIPPIVIDAFVWVGYLNSTFNPMVYAFFYMWFRRALKMILFGKVFKFDSSRTILYYE